The sequence ATCGGCGACCGCACCGTGGACGAGGTCCTCACGATCGGCCGCGCCGAGATCGAGGCGAAGGCCCTCGAGCGCCTCGTCGGCCTCCTCAAGGAGTTCAACATGGGCCTGCGCGTCGAGCAGATCCAGCTCAAGAACGTCCATCCGCCCGCGCTGGTGCAGCGTTCCTTCGACGAGGTGAACCGCGCCCAGCAGGAACGCGAGCAGATGATCAACGAGGCCAACGGCGAATACAACCGCGTGATCCCGAAGGCCAAGGGCACCGCCGACCAGCGCGTGTCCGCCGCCCAGGGCTACGCCGTCCAGCGCGTCAACGAGGCGCAGGGCGATGTCGTCCGCTTCAAGGAACTGCTCGCCCAGTATGACAAGGCCCCGGCCATCACCAAACGACGCCTCTATCTGGAAACGATGAACGAGGTCCTGCCCCAGCTCGGCAGCAAGGTGATCCTCGATGAGGACGCGAAGCAGTTCCTCCCGCTCATGAACCTCGACAAGGCCGTGGCCATCCCGGCCCAGAAACGCTGACCCTTTTCCTCCCCATGAAACACATCCTCTCCGCGCTGATCGCGCTCGGCCTGTTCGTGGCCCTGATCGTGTTCGCGAGCTGCACCTACACCGTGGACGAGACCGAGCAGGTCTTCATCACCGAGTTCGGCAAGGTCGTGGGCGAACCCGTCAACGCCGATCCGGCCCGCAACGAGGCGGGCCTGCACTTCAAGAAGCCCTTCGTCCAGGACGTCAACCGCATCGAGAAACGCATCCTCGCCTGGGACGGCCCGGCCACCGAGATGCCCACCCGCGACAAGCTCTACATCTCGGTCGACAACTTCGCCCGCTGGCGCATCGCCGATCCGCGGAAATACTTCGAGCAGCTCCGCGACGAACGCACCGCCCTCTCCCGTCTCGATGACATCATCGGCAGCGAGACCCGCAGCATCATCGCCGGCCACGACCTGATCGAGGTGATCCGCAGCGAGAAAGACCGCATCCCCGCCCGCGATGAATCGCTCGCGGGCGGTAACCCGAACCTCGGTGCCCTGCCCGCCATCCGCTACGGCCGCAGCGTGCTCTCCCAGCAGATCCTGGACGCCGCCGCGCCGAAGGTCCGCTCCTGGGGCATCGAACTCATCGACGTCCGCTTCAAGCGCATCAACTACAAGTCCGGCGTGATCGAGAAGATCTACACCCGTATGGCCTCGGAACGCCAGCAGATCGCCAACCGCTTCCGCTCGGAAGGCGAGGGCGAGGCCGCCAAGATCATCGGCCGCAAGGAGCGCGACCTTCTCTCGATCCAGTCCGAAGCCTACCGCAAGGAGCAGGAGATCAAGGGCAAGGCCGACGCCGAGGCCACCGGCATCTACGCCGCCGCCTACAGTTCCAGCCCCGGTGCCGCGGACTTCTACCAGTTCGTGAAAACGCTGGAGACCTACGAGCGCTCGCTTTCGAAGGACACCACCGTGGTCTTTACCACGAACAGCGAGCTCTTCCACCTGCTCAAGCAGATCGAGCCCGCGAAGTAACCCTCGCCGGGCTCCGGGCTCACACGCCCAGTTTCGCCGCCACCACCCGGATGGCCTCCGGGTAGAGCCGGTGCTCCTCCACCTGGATGCGCGCGTGCAGCGTCTCCGCCGTGTCGTCCGGCAGCACCGGCACCGCGGCCTGGAGGACCGCCGGGCCGGTGTCCATCCCGGCATCCACGTAGTGGACCGTGCAGCCGCTTTCGGTGGCACCGGCCGCCAGCGCCTGCTTCCAGGCATCGACGCCCGGGAAGGCGGGCAGCAGCGCGGGGTGGATGTTCAGAATGCGGTCCGGGAAGGCCTCCAGCAGCGGCTGCTTCACCAGCCGCATGAAGCCCGCCAGGCACACGATGTCGACGCCCGCCGCGTGCAGTTGCTCCGCCGTCGTGGCCTGCACCTCGTCGGGGAACTTCGTCTTGAACCCCAGGCAATCGATCACCCCGGTCGGAATCCCGCGCTTCGCCGCGCGTTCCAGGATGAAGGCCCCCGGGTTGTCCGAAAGCACCAGCGCGATCTCCGCGTCGAGCGTGCCCGCGTCGATCGCGTCGAGGATCGCTTGCATGTTGGAACCGGAACCGGAGCCGAGGATACCGAGGCGCATGCCCGGGTGTAGGACGCCGGGCCGGGGTTTTCAACCGCCAAGGCATTGCTTTCCAAAGCATCCTACTGGAAGTAGTCTGCCCCAGTGAAGCGAAGCCGTTCCAAAGCCTCGGGAAAGCCTAGGAATCACGGTGATGATGCCGCTCGATCCGCTGCATCAAACGCTGGAGCTCGAGTGCTTTGCACGCTGACTGGCGCGCGGGTGTTTGCAGGTTTGCCAGACGATGAGCCCCTGACTTTGGAACGAACGCGCCAGATGCTTTCGAATTTCCCCTGATGGGCGCTCGGCTCCGACCGGACCACGCCGTCACGCATTGGAACTTGGCAGTTCCCGGGGAGTTGACAGCATGGCGCATGCACGATGCCCGTATCGACGCCCTCGCCCGCCAGTTGGTCCGCTACTCCACCTCGCTGAAAAAGGGCGAGAAGGTCCTCATCGATCTCTACGACGTGCCGGATGCCATCGGCATCGCCCTGATCCGCGAGGCCCGCGCGAAGGGCGCGCTGCCGGTCGTCCGCATCCACGATTCCCGCATCACCCGCGAGATGCTGTTCGGCGCGGAGGACGCCCAGTACTCCATCATCGCGAAGCACCTGCTGGCCGAGATGAAGGACATGGACGCCTACCTCGCGATCCGCGGCAGCCACAACATCGCCGAGTCCTCCGACGTCCCCGCCGAGCGCATGAAGCTCGCCATGAAGCACCTCCGCCCGGTCATCGACCACCGAGTGAAGAAGACCAAGTGGTGCGTCCTGCGCTGGCCCACCCCGGCCATGGCCCAGCAGGCCGGCATGAGCACCCAGGCCTTCGAGGACTTCTACTTCGACGTCTGCCTCCTCGACTACAAGGCGCTGATCCCCGCCATGAACGCGCTGAAGAAGCTCATGGACAAGACCGACCGCGTCGAGATCACCGGCCCCGGCACCCACCTGAAATTCTCCATCAAGGACATCCCCGCCATCGTCTGCGGCGGCACCCACAACATCCCGGACGGCGAGGTCTTCACCGCCCCGGTGCGCGATTCCGTGGAGGGCGTGATCACCTACAACACCCCGACAATCTACCAGGGTATCCCCTTCGACAACGTGCGGCTCGAGTTCTCCCAGGGCAAGGTGGTCAAGGCCGAGGCCGGCGCGAAGACCAAGCAGCTCAACAAGATTCTCGATAGCGACCCGGGCGCCCGCTACATCGGCGAGTTCGCCATCGGCTTCCACCCCGTGATCCGCGAACCGATGCGGGACATCCTCTTCGACGAGAAGATCGCCGGTTCCTTCCACTTCACCCCCGGCCAGGCCTACGAGGAAGCGGACAACGGCAACCGCTCGCAGGTCCACTGGGACCTCGTCAACATCCAGCGCAAGGACTACGGCGGCGGCGAGATCAAGTTCGATGGCAAGGTCATCCGCAAGGACGGCAAGTTCATCCCCGCCGCCCTCGCGAAACTGAACGGCTGAACG comes from Luteolibacter sp. LG18 and encodes:
- the hflK gene encoding FtsH protease activity modulator HflK, with protein sequence MAARVFEKPVVEVGRAPVRFRFRYLLYLPALIVLLIGFFSSYYTVSPESVAVVKRFGKLKEIADPGLHFKIPFGVDTAIIVPIRRQLKLEFGFSSPNATNPYQASREPDFERDMVTGDLNAAQVEWIVQYVIASPKDYLFHVRNTEATLRDLTESVMCEIIGDRTVDEVLTIGRAEIEAKALERLVGLLKEFNMGLRVEQIQLKNVHPPALVQRSFDEVNRAQQEREQMINEANGEYNRVIPKAKGTADQRVSAAQGYAVQRVNEAQGDVVRFKELLAQYDKAPAITKRRLYLETMNEVLPQLGSKVILDEDAKQFLPLMNLDKAVAIPAQKR
- the hflC gene encoding protease modulator HflC, translated to MKHILSALIALGLFVALIVFASCTYTVDETEQVFITEFGKVVGEPVNADPARNEAGLHFKKPFVQDVNRIEKRILAWDGPATEMPTRDKLYISVDNFARWRIADPRKYFEQLRDERTALSRLDDIIGSETRSIIAGHDLIEVIRSEKDRIPARDESLAGGNPNLGALPAIRYGRSVLSQQILDAAAPKVRSWGIELIDVRFKRINYKSGVIEKIYTRMASERQQIANRFRSEGEGEAAKIIGRKERDLLSIQSEAYRKEQEIKGKADAEATGIYAAAYSSSPGAADFYQFVKTLETYERSLSKDTTVVFTTNSELFHLLKQIEPAK
- the purN gene encoding phosphoribosylglycinamide formyltransferase, with translation MRLGILGSGSGSNMQAILDAIDAGTLDAEIALVLSDNPGAFILERAAKRGIPTGVIDCLGFKTKFPDEVQATTAEQLHAAGVDIVCLAGFMRLVKQPLLEAFPDRILNIHPALLPAFPGVDAWKQALAAGATESGCTVHYVDAGMDTGPAVLQAAVPVLPDDTAETLHARIQVEEHRLYPEAIRVVAAKLGV
- a CDS encoding aminopeptidase translates to MHDARIDALARQLVRYSTSLKKGEKVLIDLYDVPDAIGIALIREARAKGALPVVRIHDSRITREMLFGAEDAQYSIIAKHLLAEMKDMDAYLAIRGSHNIAESSDVPAERMKLAMKHLRPVIDHRVKKTKWCVLRWPTPAMAQQAGMSTQAFEDFYFDVCLLDYKALIPAMNALKKLMDKTDRVEITGPGTHLKFSIKDIPAIVCGGTHNIPDGEVFTAPVRDSVEGVITYNTPTIYQGIPFDNVRLEFSQGKVVKAEAGAKTKQLNKILDSDPGARYIGEFAIGFHPVIREPMRDILFDEKIAGSFHFTPGQAYEEADNGNRSQVHWDLVNIQRKDYGGGEIKFDGKVIRKDGKFIPAALAKLNG